CTCGATCGAGTCTCTTTTCCATGAAGTCTAGCAGCATGTGGACGGCATCCATGTTGACTCCCATGTGTTCGATGGATCCCTGCTGGACCTTGGGCATCAGGAGCACATCCAGAGAGGGTAGCGGGAGGTTGCCGAGAAGGTTGACAGTGTGACTGGgtcaaaacaaaaaagacagcCACAACTCAGGGCTTTTTTATGCATCGTCTATATCACTGGACAAGGGAGACTACATTCCCTACTTTAACATTTGATGCTAACTTTGGAGTAGCGATTGGATGCAAAGGAATGAGCAATGTTCCTCCGATGGTTTCATATTGGTCCCAAGCACTTCCTATGTGGCTGCAGAAGAAGCGTTTAGCAGCTAgagtttagaaccaagatggcctctAGCTGAGTAAGGCCAATGGAAAGGATGCAATTAAAAGAGGAATAACATTTGACATTTCTTTCAGGCTGATAGTTATTTAGTCATAGGACTGTATGTACGCACAAAATCATCTGATTACACGTGTGGAGATAATTTTGGAATCAGAAGCAGATTTTTTACTTAAGTTGGATGCAGGTCAATCAGTATCTATCTTGCACTAGCCAGGGTGTTTTTTCTCGTGGGGTTCTTGTCCATTTGAGAGCTTGACATTAGAGTTATGGTGGGTTCGCTGATGTATAATCTAACACAAACCACAAATGTGTTACAAGAAGTTGAGAATCCAGATTCAGTAGAAGCAtgtggggtgtgtgggggggcccaCCTATGGAACTCTTCTGTGCGTTCCTCTCCATCTGCACAGCTCATGAGACAGTGCCTCAGTATGGCCCCGAGGTGCCTGTACTCTGCAGCGTCCTCCtacatatgcacgcacaaacacctcACAGATTGACATTTATGATACATTTCCATAGACTATTATAGTTACCTTAAGCTCATAGTGTAATTCCTCAAGGCAAAGTGTTATTTCAGTGTATACATTTTTATCACAATAGTTTAAATATTACACAAAGATTTAGCCAACTGACTATGTGCCAGCAGGTGGAGGCCTTATTTCATGTTATATATTCAATGAGTTGCAATGTTAGAAGGCAATATTGGCAAATACCAAGAGATCCATTAGGAGCCAAAACAATTTGGTTGGTTACGTTGCCTCGCGTAATCTGCTACTTCCAACAATAAACACTTTCCCAGAGGGCAGTTTTCTATTGGCTGTTCACCCTAGCTCGAGCCTTTGTCCCCACCGCTCACACATAGTCCTGTGGAACCAAAAACGTCAGTTTTCAGTTCTTTCTCCTTTTCGAGTTCTCTTTCTAAATCAGAGATTTACATACATAACCTTTAGGCATTATTTTACATccacacagcaatcaataaatcatatGGTCAATTCAATGATTGGATTGCCAACGTGCCAGTCTCCCTACCTTACCGGCAACCTGTGCTGCCCTGCCAGTGCACTCATTGCGCATGACTGGAGTCTACCAAAATGATAGACAGACCTACTGCTAAAGCTACCGAGCTACCGACTGATGTGTTTGGGGCATTGGCTTGGGAATGttggaaggttgctggttggatactttcaaaatctagcTTACTCTCGCTTGTTTCTCAAAATTGCATACCCTAGCTTTGTTGACGTATTGAACTGCCTtgcactgtatttatatttatattgaaatCTTAAATCTCTGACCGTATATTGACTGCACTGAGATTGCATCATTTCTTGCCTCTCTTAAATtgttattgtatattattttttgcaaattagtatattatattgtattgttataCTGTATACTTAAcagcatatttatattttggactgttctttctgttttgtgttttcttttaaatattaacaATAGGTGAGTGTTGTATTTCAAGAGCAAAGGGTTAACTGAAGTCAAATTCCTTGTTTGTTacgcaaacctggccaataaagctgaGTCTGAATCTGAATACCCGGTTAAATAAAGTttagataaaaataaaacatccatAATCACCTCGTCGACCTCGCTCTTCGCAGTGTTGAAGGTGATGTTGAACAGAGTCTTTAGGATCTCCATGGCTCGCtccgtctgctctctgctgaGAGGAGGAAGCTCTTCTGGAGGAACGCCTTCTGAGCCCGCCCGGGCACTCTCAAAGGTATCAGGCCAACACAATCCTAATGTGGCATCCAACTGGTTACCTGTAAGGAGAGACAATATTCAATcttgtcccacacacacacacacacacacacacacacacacacacacacacacacacacacacacacacacacacacacacacacacacacacacacacacacacacacacacacacactaactagaCTAAAACCAAAGAGACAGTACAGGTTATGTTTTCATGATTGTATGAAATGTGTGCAAAGTGAAATGTGTGCACCATTATTCATTCAGTAATGAATAATGGTGAACCCTGATGTGTGAGGTAGACTTGTTACCGAGGAGGCTGATGCCATGAAGCTCTTTGGCCAGCTGGGCTCTGACGTCCACTCTAAGAGCCGTGAGCAGAAAGGTGAGACGCAGGTCAAAGAAACGGACCTGTGCAGGGAGGGAATATTAAATGTTGATATATATTGTAGTGTTGAGAGATGaacagaaaatatatttttgttgagaTAATGATTCTAAGTGACATAAAATAGAGATAACTTCTGACTGAATGTGATAAGAGATTGTTTAAATCGTAAAGAAGATAAAGAAACAATTGTAAAATTGCAATGCATTTTATTAAATTGTGGACATAAGGTTGCATCTCGTATATCAGTCCTATCGAAACCAAAATCTTCCCTTCAGCAATCCACTGGCCACACCGTACACTCATCTATTCATAGAAACCAGGAGTGATGCTTGTCCTTTTATTGTGTTGCGTGTACCATCCATACCTCGTGGGTCCATGTGGGATCGTGACACTGTTTTAGCCTCTCCGCAATGCCTTTCATGAGCTGTAGCTCCTCCGCTACCACCTAATAAGAGATTGATTCAGAATCTGAATAgattgtacttttttttatacaaagTCACGAGTGCTGTTTAAATGGATGTTTTGACTGAAGCCATGGGTTAAAGAGACCAAACAGAggagcagaaagagagggacCTGTGCGGTGTGATTGTGCAGCAGGATGTTGCAGAGGGACTTGAGCGCCTCCACGATTACTTCCACATCTGGGTTTTCCGACGCATTGTTTGGCGACTTTGTTTCTCCCACAGACACATTTGGCCCTTCCTCCGCACCTTCTTTGGAGAGTTCAAAAACATAGAAATACAATTCTTATTAAATTTGTATGGTTATTTCCTGGTGGAGATCAAAATCTTGAATTTAAATATCAAGCGGCACATACAGTAAGCCCAATACAGTTAAAATGTTCATAGTAAGTGGCAAAAAtcgaaataaatacattaaattcattcgaaataaatacatattatttTACCTTGCGCTTGTCCCGTCTCTGCAGTGCCGATGCCAGCTATGGCCGCCAGGGTGGCCATGGCGGAGTGGCTGACGAAGGGCCCCAGGCAGTGCTTGTCCCGGGACAGAATGCGCACAGTCTCCACACAAGCCAGCTGACAGGAGGGCTGCAGCTCCCTGGTCAGGAAGCCAAGCACCAGCTTCCCAAGACGCTGAAGACAAACACTCTGTCCATTCACTATGCTATGATGTTAGCTATATGTTTCTGCAGCGGGTACTGGACTACAATCATTTCTACTCTATAGTCACTTTCAGTCAAATAATACTGATGTTCAAATCGAACTCATCTAACTCTAACTCATGACTTTTTCCCACATTGCTACTCTTATTTGACATCTTCATGTTTAATTATCATTAAAAAGAAAGAAGCATTTTCAGAAATAAACTGCAGTCTATGAGCGTTCTAACTAGTTGCTTCTACATCAGTACCTCCGATAGCTTTCCTTCCTGGAGCCCCAGAGAAGGCACAGGGACAAAGATGATACAACACAGGTAGGAGTGCAAAGGAATTATAATCAGAAAATCTTTAGTAGGAGTGGACAGATAAAATAGTTTATATTATGAGTCTAGC
This genomic stretch from Gadus chalcogrammus isolate NIFS_2021 chromosome 9, NIFS_Gcha_1.0, whole genome shotgun sequence harbors:
- the ric8a gene encoding synembryn-A isoform X2, with product MTMDLNSIIDQLETGDQDVALVALQIYNKENSQCFAFNKDGESERERLGKLVLGFLTRELQPSCQLACVETVRILSRDKHCLGPFVSHSAMATLAAIAGIGTAETGQAQGAEEGPNVSVGETKSPNNASENPDVEVIVEALKSLCNILLHNHTAQVVAEELQLMKGIAERLKQCHDPTWTHEVRFFDLRLTFLLTALRVDVRAQLAKELHGISLLGNQLDATLGLCWPDTFESARAGSEGVPPEELPPLSREQTERAMEILKTLFNITFNTAKSEVDEEDAAEYRHLGAILRHCLMSCADGEERTEEFHSHTVNLLGNLPLPSLDVLLMPKVQQGSIEHMGVNMDAVHMLLDFMEKRLDRGNKLKETLLPCLNLLTESARIHRETRKFLRSKVLPPLRDVKNRPEVGSSLRNKLVRLMTHIDTDVKTCVAELIFVLCKESVSRFIKYTGYGNAAGLLAARGLLRGAGDSGIYSGDEDSETEEYREAKALINPVTGVVEEEQSNPMEGMTEEQKEYEAMKLVSMFDKLSRNNIIQPMQLGGDGRITELNQDDMQRLVHNPHVQPRAQPPGSDSDEGN
- the ric8a gene encoding synembryn-A isoform X1; this encodes MTMDLNSIIDQLETGDQDVALVALQIYNKENSQCFAFNKDGESERERLGKLVLGFLTRELQPSCQLACVETVRILSRDKHCLGPFVSHSAMATLAAIAGIGTAETGQAQEGAEEGPNVSVGETKSPNNASENPDVEVIVEALKSLCNILLHNHTAQVVAEELQLMKGIAERLKQCHDPTWTHEVRFFDLRLTFLLTALRVDVRAQLAKELHGISLLGNQLDATLGLCWPDTFESARAGSEGVPPEELPPLSREQTERAMEILKTLFNITFNTAKSEVDEEDAAEYRHLGAILRHCLMSCADGEERTEEFHSHTVNLLGNLPLPSLDVLLMPKVQQGSIEHMGVNMDAVHMLLDFMEKRLDRGNKLKETLLPCLNLLTESARIHRETRKFLRSKVLPPLRDVKNRPEVGSSLRNKLVRLMTHIDTDVKTCVAELIFVLCKESVSRFIKYTGYGNAAGLLAARGLLRGAGDSGIYSGDEDSETEEYREAKALINPVTGVVEEEQSNPMEGMTEEQKEYEAMKLVSMFDKLSRNNIIQPMQLGGDGRITELNQDDMQRLVHNPHVQPRAQPPGSDSDEGN